The Salvelinus sp. IW2-2015 unplaced genomic scaffold, ASM291031v2 Un_scaffold16339, whole genome shotgun sequence genome contains a region encoding:
- the LOC112080488 gene encoding vacuolar protein sorting-associated protein 37D, producing the protein MMPWHFDSKSVSDQLRLLRTVELRELLRDEEKIXQIIRFSQKFQRLQGAKETVLVSNSRLAETSLSHEPELNTGKLWLAKKYQELEKFTNIIQAKQNQLVLLEKRSLYMVQWLLLNKLAHSEEECDALSQKFTDGKISLEHFVESCQRSCKLYHIRLVQAEKIQEFIKPEHKPQRPTENNNSREPSVDFPLSPHPNICHVFYGLTPAIILPNVYHSVSSAPVHFRMGPYLPPLSDHIINSAQLMRPVASPFDTGQPVGLRVYGKGHAPRWPARPVRLQRLNNIQSRHHQQDPPPH; encoded by the exons ATGATGCCTTGGCATTTCGACTCAAAGTCAGTATCTGACCAATTAAGGCTTTTGAGGACTGTTGAATTGCGGGAGCTTCTGCGGGATGAAGAAAAAATTWGCCAGATCATCAGATTCAGCCAAAAG TTTCAGAGGCTTCAGGGAGCAAAGGAGACTGTGTTGGTCTCCAACAGTAGATTGGCAGAGACCAGTCTCTCTCATGAGCCAGAGCTCAATACTGGTAAGCTATGGTTAGCCAAGAAGTACCAGGAACTGGAGAAATTCACCAATATCATCCAAGCCAAACAGAACCAACTTG TTTTACTAGAGAAACGTAGCCTTTACATGGTCCAGTGGCTTCTCCTGAACAAGCTGGCCCACTCTGAAGAAGAATGTGAT GCTCTCTCACAGAAATTCACAGATGGGAAAATATCCCTGGAGCATTTTGTGGAGTCATGTCAAAGATCTTGTAAGCTCTACCATATTCGTCTGGTTCAGGCAGAGAAAATTCAAGAGTTTATCAAGCCTGAACACAAACCACAAAGGCCCACTGAGAATAACAATAGTAGGGAGCCATCAGTTGACTTCCCCCTGAGCCCCCATCCTAATATCTGCCATGTTTTCTATGGCCTCACCCCTGCTATTATTCTGCCTAACGTCTACCACTCTGTCAGCTCTGCTCCGGTCCACTTCCGGATGGGTCCATATCTACCGCCCCTGAGTGACCACATCATCAACAGTGCTCAACTTATGAGGCCTGTAGCCTCACCTTTTGACACTGGTCAACCTGTAGGCCTTAGAGTGTATGGAAAGGGACATGCTCCCAGGTGGCCAGCCAGGCCTGTACGTCTGCAGCGACTCAACAACATACAGTCCAGACATCATCAGCAGGACCCACCGCCGCATTGA
- the LOC111982687 gene encoding calcium/calmodulin-dependent protein kinase kinase 1: protein MSEDTDGLAELAELDSEHNAELADMVAAMNVASNRMTPPNGHRRPLAPARRKLSLSDRKLSLQERSTQPREARQPTIESKRVSISDSQDCIQLNQYKLKDEIGKGSYGVVRLAYNEDDEQYYAMKVFSKKKLMKMCGFPRRPPPRGASTEQGLPPKPLGPLERVYQEIAILKKLDHLNIVHLVEVLDDPAEDNLHMAFELMPKGPVMEVPSDTPFTEEQARFYFRDIILGIEYLHYQKIIHRDIKPSNLLLGDNGHVKIADFGVSNQFEGSDALLXSSAGTPAFMAPEMMTDHEQSFTGKALDVWAMGVTLYCFVYGKCPFIDEYIIGLHNKIRNRPVEFPDTPEVCKELKELIIRMLDKNPDTRITIPEIKEHPWVTEDGTDLLPLEEEHCTVVEVTEEEVQNSIKLIPSLSAVILVKSMLRKRSFSNPFECHNRRAERSMSAPGGLLADSWGRLETEVHPSLRKSSREGELDGNGEGELEDLTEDDDALAEGCW, encoded by the exons ATGAGTGAAGACACTGATGGACTGGCAGAGCTGGCAGAGCTGGACTCTGAGCACAATGCAGAGCTGGCTGACATGGTGGCCGCCATGAACGTGGCATCCAACCGGATGACCCCTCCCAACGGCCACCGAAGGCCCCTTGCACCAGCGCGCCGGAAGCTGTCATTGTCAGACAGGAAGCTATCATTGCAGGAGCGATCAACCCAGCCGCGAGAGGCTCGACAGCCCACCATCGAGTCCAAGCGGGTGTCCATTTCGGATtcccag GATTGTATCCAGCTCAACCAATACAAGTTGAAGGATGAGATTGGAAAG GGCTCATATGGTGTGGTGAGATTAGCTTACAATGAAGATGATGAACAATACTAT GCAATGAAAGTTTTTTCAAAAAAGAAGCTGATGAAGATGTGTGGATTTCCTC GACGCCCCCCTCCTCGAGGAGCCAGCACAGAACAGGGACTGCCACCCAAACCCCTGGGGCCACTGGAGAGAGTCTACCAAGAGATCGCCATCCTGAAGAAACTAGATCACCTTAACATTGTCCATCTGGTGGAG GTTCTTGATGATCCTGCTGAAGACAATCTCCACATGG CCTTTGAGTTAATGCCAAAAGG CCCAGTGATGGAGGTGCCCTCAGACACTCCCTTCACAGAGGAACAAGCCCGYTTTTACTTCAGAGACATCATCCTGGGGATTGAATACT tGCACTACCAGAAGATCATCCACAGAGACATCAAGCCTTCCAACCTGTTACTGGGAGACAATGGGCATGTGAAGATTGCAGACTTTGGTGTCAGTAACCAGTTTGAGGGGAGTGATGCTCTCCTGTYCAGTTCAGCAGGGACTCCAGCCTTCATGGCGCCAGAGATGATGACTGATCATGAACAGAGCTTTACTGGCAAG GCCTTGGATGTGTGGGCCATGGGAGTCACCCTGTACTGCTTTGTCTATGGRAAG TGCCCTTTCATCGATGAATACATCATCGGCCTGCACAATAAGATCAGGAATAGGCCTGTGGAGTTCCCAGACAC GCCTGAAGTATGCAAGGAGTTGAAGGAGCTTATTATAAGGATGCTGGATAAAAATCCTGATACAAGGATCACCATTCCGGAAATCAAG GAGCACCCGTGGGTGACAGAGGATGGCACTGACCTTCTACCCCTGGAGGAAGAACACTGCACTGTGGTGGAGGTGACTGAGGAGGAGGTCCAGAACTCCATCAAACTCATCCCCAGTCTGTCTGCTGTG ATCCTGGTGAAGTCCATGCTGAGGAAGAGGTCCTTTAGTAACCCCTTTGAGTGTCAcaacaggagagcagagaggtctATGTCTGCTCCAGGAGGTCTCCTTGC GGACTCTTGGGGGCGACTGGAAACCGAGGTTCATCCTTCATTGAG